From Pseudomonas sp. FP2335, the proteins below share one genomic window:
- the gspG gene encoding type II secretion system major pseudopilin GspG, protein MEIAPLKSPMQSRRSQRGFTLIEIMVVVVILGILAAMVVPKVLDRPDQARATAAKQDIGGLMQALKLYRLDHGTYPSMNQGLNVLVERPADAKNGSWRAYLDRLPNDPWGHPYHYLNPGANGEIDVFSLGADGQPDGDGVNADIGSWQL, encoded by the coding sequence ATGGAAATCGCGCCCCTGAAGTCCCCGATGCAGAGCCGTCGCAGCCAGCGTGGCTTCACGTTGATCGAGATCATGGTGGTGGTGGTCATCCTTGGCATCCTCGCAGCGATGGTGGTGCCCAAGGTGCTCGACCGCCCGGACCAGGCGCGCGCCACAGCCGCCAAGCAGGACATCGGCGGGTTGATGCAGGCGCTGAAACTCTATCGCCTCGACCACGGCACCTACCCGAGCATGAACCAGGGTCTCAACGTGTTGGTGGAGCGCCCGGCCGATGCGAAAAACGGCAGCTGGCGCGCCTACCTCGACCGCTTGCCCAACGACCCCTGGGGCCATCCGTACCACTACCTCAACCCGGGCGCCAACGGCGAGATCGACGTGTTCTCCCTCGGCGCCGATGGCCAACCGGATGGCGACGGCGTGAACGCCGACATCGGCTCCTGGCAGTTGTAA
- a CDS encoding substrate-binding domain-containing protein: MFKRNVLAVSMTLAALCSAQAAFADVNGGGATLPQPLYQTAGVLTTGFAPYIGVGSGKGKAAFLNNDYSQFGTGTKNVHWAGSDSKLTVDELLNYKNGHEAAWGKLIQVPSVATSVAIPFNKAGTAAVDLSVNQLCGVFSGRLTDWSQIAGSGRTGTIKVVYRSEASGTTELFTRFLNAKCAETEAFAVTTNFAQSYGNVTKKVPAGSVSASGSQAVMTLLNSTDGAITYMSPDYAATTLAGLDDATKVAKVNGVSPAPANVSAAIALVPVPTGTNVANQNAWVPTFAAAASTTDPSVVAYPTSGYPILGFTNVIFSQCYANADQTTQVRNFFTRHYNLSAFGSNDTAIRNNRFVPLPDSWKTAINDNFLTATSALSIGKSNVCNGIGRPL, translated from the coding sequence ATGTTTAAGCGCAACGTTCTCGCGGTATCAATGACCCTCGCTGCACTGTGCTCGGCACAAGCTGCATTCGCAGACGTAAACGGCGGCGGCGCCACTCTGCCTCAGCCGCTGTACCAGACTGCTGGCGTACTCACCACCGGCTTTGCCCCTTACATCGGCGTTGGCAGCGGCAAAGGCAAAGCGGCGTTCCTCAACAACGACTACAGCCAATTCGGCACCGGCACCAAGAACGTGCACTGGGCTGGCAGCGACTCCAAGCTGACGGTCGATGAACTGCTCAATTACAAGAACGGTCATGAAGCCGCGTGGGGCAAGCTGATCCAGGTACCTTCGGTGGCGACTTCGGTGGCCATTCCGTTCAACAAGGCAGGGACTGCTGCCGTTGACCTGAGTGTCAACCAACTGTGCGGCGTGTTCTCCGGCCGTCTGACCGACTGGAGCCAGATCGCGGGTTCGGGCCGTACCGGCACGATCAAGGTTGTTTACCGCAGCGAAGCGAGCGGCACCACCGAACTGTTCACGCGCTTCCTCAACGCCAAGTGCGCCGAGACCGAGGCATTCGCTGTGACCACTAACTTTGCCCAGAGCTACGGCAACGTGACCAAGAAGGTTCCAGCCGGTTCCGTTTCTGCCTCGGGCAGCCAAGCGGTAATGACTCTGTTGAACTCCACCGACGGTGCCATCACCTACATGAGCCCGGACTACGCGGCCACCACTCTGGCCGGTCTGGATGACGCGACCAAGGTTGCCAAGGTCAACGGCGTTTCCCCAGCACCTGCCAACGTATCTGCCGCCATCGCCCTTGTACCGGTTCCGACTGGCACCAACGTCGCCAACCAGAACGCCTGGGTTCCAACCTTCGCCGCCGCTGCCAGCACTACCGACCCAAGCGTCGTCGCCTACCCGACTTCGGGCTACCCAATCCTGGGCTTCACCAACGTGATCTTCAGCCAGTGCTACGCCAACGCTGACCAGACCACCCAGGTCCGCAACTTCTTCACCCGTCACTACAACCTCAGCGCGTTCGGCAGCAACGATACCGCGATCCGCAACAACCGCTTCGTGCCTCTGCCAGACTCCTGGAAAACCGCGATCAACGATAACTTCCTGACCGCCACCAGCGCCCTGAGCATCGGCAAGTCCAACGTGTGCAACGGCATCGGTCGTCCGCTGTAA
- the gspK gene encoding type II secretion system minor pseudopilin GspK — MKRHSPTAAKQRGMAIISALLIAAVVAVLAGAMLTRQTVFTRSLEADQLRLQGTWLLQGSLERSRQMLWEARQKDVLTRLDQPWARVQGGVFEGRIDDEQGKFNLRNLVNRQQVDTEQLQGFERLCRTLGVDPAVSRRISQRVIGSYEVPAKYPMLRSLDELSAIEGLDPQLLRRLQAYISVLPGQTWVNGNTASAEVLSAVVPQLSLAQAQGLVAERDSGRWFINRGDFVNRLHLPQVAVESVLVGITSEWFRVQGQARREQRRVTIDALLHRPEDRQPQVIWSRVGV, encoded by the coding sequence ATGAAACGGCATTCGCCCACAGCGGCGAAGCAGCGCGGCATGGCGATTATCAGCGCGTTGCTGATCGCCGCGGTGGTAGCGGTGCTGGCCGGCGCCATGCTCACCCGCCAGACCGTGTTCACCCGCAGCCTGGAGGCCGACCAGTTGCGCCTGCAGGGCACATGGCTGTTGCAGGGCAGCCTGGAGCGCAGCCGGCAGATGCTCTGGGAGGCGCGGCAAAAGGATGTGCTGACCCGTCTCGACCAGCCGTGGGCACGGGTGCAGGGCGGCGTGTTCGAAGGGCGCATCGACGACGAGCAGGGCAAGTTCAACCTGCGCAACCTGGTCAATCGTCAGCAGGTGGATACCGAGCAGTTGCAGGGCTTTGAACGCCTGTGCCGCACGCTGGGCGTCGACCCTGCCGTGAGCCGGCGCATCAGCCAGCGGGTGATCGGCTCGTATGAAGTACCGGCCAAATACCCGATGCTGCGCAGCCTGGACGAGTTGAGCGCAATCGAAGGGCTCGATCCACAACTGTTGCGCCGCTTGCAGGCGTATATCAGCGTGCTGCCCGGCCAGACCTGGGTCAACGGCAATACCGCCAGCGCCGAAGTGCTCAGTGCAGTGGTGCCGCAACTGAGCCTGGCCCAGGCCCAGGGGCTGGTGGCCGAGCGCGACAGCGGGCGCTGGTTTATCAACCGTGGGGATTTCGTCAACCGCCTGCACTTGCCACAGGTCGCTGTGGAATCGGTGCTGGTGGGGATTACCAGTGAGTGGTTTCGCGTGCAGGGCCAGGCGCGGCGTGAGCAACGCCGGGTCACGATCGATGCGTTGCTGCACCGCCCCGAAGACCGCCAACCGCAAGTGATCTGGTCGCGGGTGGGCGTATGA
- the gspE gene encoding type II secretion system ATPase GspE: MSLLPYAWAKSQRILLRTNAEGLLLTVCPSTPGWSISEVHRQFGQSPIEQVRDDELDGLLTSAYADTGSAAAVVGAAENEVDLDRLMQDMPEVTDLLDTQDGAPVIRMINALLTQAARDEASDIHIEPYETHSVVRYRVDGTLRDVVSPRKALHGALVSRIKIMAQLDIAEKRLPQDGRIALRVAGRPIDIRVSTVPTGHGERVVMRLLDKQAGRLQLETLGMEPQLLARLDTLIRQPHGIVLVTGPTGSGKTTSLYAALARLDASTSNILTVEDPVEYDLPGISQIQVNAKIDMTFGLALRAILRQDPDIIMIGEIRDLETAQIAVQASLTGHLVLATLHTNDAVSAVNRLIDMGVEPFLLASSLLGVLAQRLVRRLCPHCKQEDPAAPGTWRPVGCAQCNQVGYSGRTGIHELFCVDDDVRSLIHQGAGEQDLRLAARRAGMFSMREDGERWVRSGATAPEEILRVTRDA, encoded by the coding sequence ATGAGCCTACTCCCCTACGCCTGGGCCAAATCCCAACGCATCCTCCTGCGCACTAACGCCGAAGGCCTGCTCCTGACGGTATGCCCCTCAACCCCCGGCTGGTCCATCAGCGAAGTCCACCGCCAATTCGGCCAATCCCCCATCGAACAAGTGCGCGACGACGAACTCGACGGCCTGCTCACCAGCGCCTACGCCGACACCGGCAGCGCCGCCGCCGTGGTCGGCGCGGCAGAAAACGAGGTGGATCTGGACCGCCTGATGCAAGACATGCCCGAAGTCACCGACCTGCTCGACACCCAGGACGGCGCGCCGGTGATCCGCATGATCAACGCCTTGCTGACCCAGGCCGCCCGCGACGAGGCCAGCGATATTCATATCGAGCCCTATGAAACCCACTCGGTGGTGCGCTACCGCGTCGATGGCACCCTGCGTGATGTGGTGTCACCGCGCAAGGCGTTGCACGGCGCGCTGGTGTCGCGGATCAAGATCATGGCCCAGCTCGACATTGCCGAAAAACGCCTGCCCCAGGACGGCCGCATCGCACTGCGGGTGGCCGGGCGGCCGATTGATATTCGCGTGTCGACGGTGCCCACCGGGCATGGCGAGCGGGTGGTGATGCGGCTCCTGGACAAGCAGGCCGGGCGCCTGCAATTGGAGACCCTGGGCATGGAACCGCAGCTGTTGGCGCGCCTCGACACGCTGATCCGCCAGCCCCACGGCATCGTGCTGGTCACCGGGCCGACCGGCAGCGGCAAGACCACCAGCCTGTATGCGGCGCTGGCGCGACTGGATGCGAGTACCAGCAATATCCTCACCGTGGAAGACCCGGTGGAATACGACCTGCCGGGTATCAGCCAGATTCAGGTCAACGCCAAGATCGACATGACCTTCGGCCTCGCCCTGCGCGCAATCCTGCGCCAGGACCCGGACATCATCATGATTGGCGAGATCCGCGACCTGGAGACCGCGCAAATTGCCGTGCAGGCCTCGCTGACCGGTCACCTGGTGCTGGCGACCCTGCACACCAACGATGCGGTGTCGGCGGTCAACCGGCTGATCGACATGGGCGTCGAGCCGTTTCTGTTGGCTTCGTCGTTGTTGGGCGTGTTGGCCCAGCGCCTGGTGCGTCGCCTGTGCCCGCACTGCAAGCAGGAAGATCCGGCCGCGCCCGGTACCTGGCGCCCGGTGGGCTGTGCGCAGTGCAATCAGGTCGGCTACAGCGGCCGCACCGGTATCCACGAGTTGTTCTGCGTCGATGACGACGTGCGTAGCCTGATCCACCAGGGCGCCGGCGAGCAGGACCTGCGCCTGGCCGCCCGCCGCGCCGGCATGTTCAGCATGCGTGAAGACGGCGAGCGCTGGGTGCGCAGCGGCGCCACCGCGCCTGAAGAAATCCTGCGCGTGACACGGGACGCCTGA
- the gspF gene encoding type II secretion system inner membrane protein GspF, translating into MNRYRFEAADASGNVETGHVEADSQSAAFANLRGRGLTALLVQLESNQQVAGSSLFTPKLSDNDLAWATRQLASLLGASLPLEAALSATVEQAEKKHIAQTLSAVRADVRGGMRLADALAARPRDFPSIYRALIAAGEESGDLAQVMERLADYIEERNNLRGKILTAFIYPGVVGLVSIGIVIFLLSYVVPQVVSAFSQARQDLPGLTLAMLNASDFIRAWGWLCFAGIVAGFWSWRLYLRNPVARLNWHSRVLRLPLIGRFVLGLNTARFASTLAILGGAGVPLLRALEAARQTLSNDRLDRCVCEATAKVREGVNLAPALAVEKVFPPVLIHLIASGEKTGSLPPMLERAAQTLSRDIERRAMGMTALLEPLMIVVMGAVVLVIVMAVLLPIIEINQLVT; encoded by the coding sequence ATGAATCGCTATCGCTTCGAGGCCGCCGATGCCAGCGGCAACGTCGAGACCGGGCATGTGGAGGCCGACAGCCAGAGCGCCGCATTTGCCAACTTGCGCGGGCGCGGTTTGACCGCGTTGCTGGTGCAGCTGGAGAGCAACCAGCAGGTCGCCGGCAGCAGCCTGTTCACCCCCAAGCTCTCGGACAACGACCTGGCCTGGGCCACGCGCCAACTGGCAAGCCTGCTGGGTGCCAGCCTGCCGTTGGAAGCGGCGTTGAGCGCAACGGTGGAGCAGGCCGAGAAAAAACACATCGCCCAGACCCTCAGCGCAGTGCGTGCCGATGTGCGTGGCGGCATGCGCCTGGCGGATGCCTTGGCTGCGCGGCCACGGGACTTCCCCTCGATCTACCGCGCGCTGATCGCGGCGGGGGAGGAGTCCGGCGACCTGGCCCAGGTGATGGAGCGCCTCGCCGACTACATCGAGGAGCGCAACAACCTGCGCGGCAAGATCCTTACGGCGTTTATCTACCCTGGCGTGGTGGGGCTGGTGTCCATCGGTATCGTGATTTTTTTGCTCAGCTACGTGGTGCCCCAGGTGGTCAGCGCATTTTCCCAGGCGCGCCAGGATTTGCCGGGGCTGACCTTGGCGATGCTCAACGCCAGCGACTTTATCCGCGCCTGGGGCTGGCTGTGTTTTGCCGGGATCGTCGCTGGTTTCTGGAGCTGGCGCCTGTATTTGCGCAATCCCGTGGCACGCCTGAATTGGCACAGCCGGGTGCTGCGCTTGCCGTTGATCGGGCGGTTTGTGCTGGGCCTCAACACCGCGCGCTTCGCTTCGACCCTGGCGATCCTCGGCGGTGCCGGCGTGCCGCTGTTGCGCGCCCTGGAAGCGGCGCGCCAGACCCTGTCCAACGACCGCCTCGACCGGTGCGTCTGCGAGGCCACCGCCAAAGTGCGCGAAGGCGTCAACCTGGCCCCGGCGCTGGCGGTGGAGAAGGTGTTTCCGCCGGTGCTGATCCACCTGATCGCCAGCGGCGAAAAGACCGGCTCGCTGCCGCCGATGCTGGAGCGTGCGGCGCAGACGCTGTCGCGGGATATTGAACGGCGGGCGATGGGCATGACCGCGTTGCTGGAGCCGCTGATGATTGTGGTGATGGGCGCCGTCGTACTCGTCATTGTCATGGCGGTGTTGCTGCCAATTATCGAGATCAACCAACTCGTCACCTGA
- the gspI gene encoding type II secretion system minor pseudopilin GspI: MHGRRNESGFTLIEVLVALAIIAVAMAAAVRVAGLMTQSNGLLRDKSMALLAAQSRLAELRLEGGLRSGKKTFECDQGRLKLRCEQTINADGRLFQVAVRVLDASREAPPLAWLQTQVMAE, from the coding sequence ATGCACGGCCGTCGCAACGAGAGCGGTTTTACCCTGATTGAAGTGCTGGTGGCGCTGGCGATCATTGCCGTGGCCATGGCTGCCGCCGTGCGCGTGGCCGGCTTGATGACCCAGAGCAACGGCCTGCTGCGCGACAAGTCCATGGCGTTGCTGGCGGCGCAGAGTCGCCTGGCGGAGCTGCGCCTGGAAGGCGGGCTGCGCAGCGGCAAGAAGACGTTCGAGTGCGATCAGGGCCGCCTGAAGCTGCGCTGCGAACAAACCATCAACGCCGATGGCCGACTGTTTCAGGTCGCGGTACGAGTGCTTGATGCCAGCCGCGAAGCACCGCCGCTGGCGTGGTTGCAGACGCAGGTCATGGCCGAGTGA
- the gspM gene encoding type II secretion system protein GspM — translation MNKWKARWRVFWSGLALREKRLLSGAGLVLASLLTWLVLVQPALKKIAYWQVETPKLRAQAEALQVLLQGVAAPRQADEAALRQALDSAGLQGHYHLQAQAPGGWQLTFDNAPADAVVDWLLGSPRSFSLEVSAARLQRAPDALDNSAGTVSGTVRMDQALGAKEAS, via the coding sequence ATGAATAAGTGGAAGGCTCGATGGCGTGTGTTCTGGAGCGGCCTGGCCCTGCGCGAAAAACGCTTGCTGAGTGGCGCCGGGCTGGTGCTGGCGAGCCTGTTGACCTGGCTGGTGCTGGTCCAGCCAGCGTTGAAAAAGATCGCTTACTGGCAGGTCGAAACCCCCAAGCTGCGCGCCCAGGCCGAAGCCTTGCAGGTGTTGTTGCAAGGCGTCGCCGCGCCACGCCAGGCCGATGAAGCGGCGCTGCGCCAGGCCCTCGACAGCGCGGGTCTGCAAGGTCATTACCACTTGCAGGCGCAGGCCCCCGGCGGCTGGCAACTGACCTTCGACAACGCCCCGGCCGACGCCGTGGTGGACTGGCTGTTGGGCAGCCCCCGTTCGTTTTCCCTGGAGGTGTCCGCGGCGCGCTTACAGCGTGCCCCGGACGCCCTCGACAACTCGGCCGGCACTGTGTCCGGGACCGTTCGCATGGATCAGGCGCTTGGCGCTAAGGAAGCTTCATGA
- the gspL gene encoding type II secretion system protein GspL: MKRLRIGLPPLEQLSADSQVKFASLERGVVIDEGYASLAELRNRRQALECFLHPRDSLLTRLELPPLPAAKTAAAVACAAQALILGAVEQMHVAHGPRDSDGGVQVAWLPKAGLERLAQLQLKLRGLYPAPYALPVGTAALDEGYLLTRDSLQQGAVHPLGQPPLDRPLVDAAQRWSGAVPGWGLHAGLSHTPSGGWGRALACVALAVAIWTLGLNLYAARQADAGQRLKGLMSQQVRQAFPELPVVLNPLQQARQQLAARQSGAGADAGQRFSSLLQLAGSNLPFMVASVERLTFEQGRLHLQLLADTRNPVAQAEWQAALAQAGFAATREEHGWSIGPAVAGASDE, from the coding sequence ATGAAGCGCCTGCGCATTGGCTTGCCGCCACTGGAGCAATTGAGCGCCGACAGCCAGGTCAAATTCGCCTCGCTTGAGCGTGGCGTGGTGATTGATGAGGGCTACGCCAGCCTGGCCGAATTGCGCAATCGTCGACAGGCGCTGGAGTGCTTTCTGCATCCTCGTGACAGCCTGCTCACCCGCCTGGAATTGCCACCACTGCCCGCGGCGAAAACCGCCGCCGCCGTGGCCTGCGCCGCACAGGCGTTGATCCTCGGTGCGGTGGAACAGATGCACGTGGCCCACGGCCCGCGTGACAGCGACGGCGGTGTGCAGGTGGCGTGGCTGCCCAAGGCCGGGTTGGAGCGCCTGGCCCAATTGCAACTGAAACTGCGCGGCCTGTACCCGGCGCCCTATGCCTTGCCGGTCGGCACGGCGGCGCTGGACGAAGGCTACCTGCTGACACGTGACAGCCTGCAACAAGGCGCGGTGCACCCGTTGGGCCAGCCACCGTTGGATAGGCCGCTGGTGGACGCCGCGCAACGCTGGAGCGGCGCCGTGCCCGGCTGGGGCTTGCACGCAGGCCTCAGTCATACGCCGAGCGGCGGCTGGGGCAGGGCGCTGGCGTGTGTCGCGCTGGCTGTCGCGATCTGGACCTTGGGCCTCAACCTTTACGCGGCGCGCCAGGCCGACGCAGGCCAGCGGCTCAAGGGGTTGATGAGCCAACAGGTGCGCCAGGCGTTTCCCGAATTGCCGGTGGTGCTCAACCCGTTGCAGCAGGCGCGCCAGCAATTGGCGGCGCGCCAGAGCGGCGCGGGTGCCGATGCTGGCCAGCGCTTTTCCAGCCTGCTGCAACTGGCGGGCAGCAACCTGCCATTTATGGTCGCCAGCGTCGAGCGCCTGACCTTTGAACAGGGCCGCCTGCACCTGCAATTGCTCGCCGACACCCGCAACCCGGTAGCCCAGGCCGAGTGGCAGGCCGCCTTGGCCCAGGCCGGGTTTGCCGCGACTCGCGAAGAACACGGCTGGAGCATCGGCCCGGCCGTAGCGGGAGCCAGCGATGAATAA
- the gspD gene encoding type II secretion system secretin GspD, whose product MKWSVPPFRLAAPLLLLALSACNSPSTKPLLVDSELGQPLADTRRSGGDSALERQRELAPKPAVQHPITSSARGHAPAVLKARNPLGDQPVQLNFVDADIQAVVRALSRATGQQFLVDPRVKGNLTLVSEGQVPAHQAYDMLLAALRMQGFSVVDVGGVAQVVPEADAKLLGGPIYSAGSSGMQTRTFRLQYENAVNLIPVLRPIVSPNNPINAYPGNNSIVITDYAENLARVAQIINGIDTPSAIDTDVVKVQNGIAVDIAAMVAELLDTQGADQTQKINVVGDPRSNSIIIRSGSPERTELARNLIYKLDNAQSNPSNMHVVYLRNAQAGKLAQSLRGLLTGESESGVSDEARGKLSAMGGNGQNTQGGAAQNGSGTPAGSGVQSSYAQDKQTSGTGTTKDQDTAFSAGGVTIQADATTNTLLISAPDPLYRNLREVIDMLDQRRAQVVIESLIVEVGEDDASEFGVQWQAGNLGGKGGFGGVNLGGSGVNATPTSKTSIDVLPKGLNIGLVNGSVDIPGIGKVLDLKVLARALKSKGGTNVLSTPNLLTLDNEAASIFVGQTIPFVTGSYVTGGGGTSNNPFQTVQREEVGLKLNVRPQISEGGTVKLDIYQEVSSVDSRASVEAGTVTNKRAIDTSILLDDGQIMVLGGLLQDGYSQSNDAVPWLSDIPGLGALFRNEKRSVNKTNLMVFLRPYIIRDSGAGRSITLNRYEFMRRAQGGLQPEHSWAMPDVQAPQLPSVEKAIPGGQQRPRAVIRAVPQ is encoded by the coding sequence ATGAAGTGGTCAGTCCCCCCTTTCCGTTTGGCCGCGCCGTTGCTGTTGCTGGCCCTGAGTGCATGCAACAGCCCATCGACCAAGCCGTTGCTGGTGGACAGCGAACTCGGCCAGCCCCTGGCCGACACCCGGCGCAGCGGCGGCGACAGCGCGTTGGAGCGCCAGCGCGAACTGGCGCCCAAGCCCGCCGTGCAACATCCGATCACCAGCAGCGCCCGTGGTCATGCCCCGGCGGTGCTCAAGGCACGCAACCCACTGGGTGACCAGCCGGTGCAGCTCAATTTTGTCGACGCCGACATCCAGGCGGTGGTGCGCGCCTTGTCCCGTGCCACCGGCCAGCAGTTCCTGGTGGACCCCCGGGTAAAGGGCAACCTGACCCTGGTCAGCGAAGGCCAGGTGCCGGCGCACCAGGCCTACGACATGCTGCTGGCGGCGCTGCGCATGCAGGGCTTCAGCGTGGTGGACGTGGGCGGCGTCGCCCAGGTGGTGCCCGAAGCCGATGCCAAATTACTCGGCGGGCCGATCTACAGCGCCGGCAGCAGTGGCATGCAGACCCGCACCTTCCGCTTGCAGTACGAAAACGCGGTGAACCTGATCCCGGTGCTGCGCCCCATCGTGTCGCCGAACAACCCGATCAACGCCTACCCCGGCAACAACAGCATTGTCATTACCGACTACGCCGAAAACCTCGCGCGCGTGGCGCAGATCATCAACGGCATCGACACCCCCAGCGCCATCGATACCGACGTGGTGAAAGTGCAGAACGGCATCGCCGTGGACATCGCCGCGATGGTCGCCGAACTGCTCGACACCCAAGGCGCCGACCAGACCCAGAAGATCAACGTGGTCGGCGACCCGCGCTCCAACTCGATCATCATCCGTTCCGGTAGCCCCGAGCGCACCGAGCTGGCGCGCAACCTGATCTATAAGCTCGACAATGCCCAGAGCAACCCGAGCAATATGCACGTGGTGTACCTGCGCAATGCCCAGGCGGGCAAGCTGGCCCAGTCGCTGCGTGGGTTGTTGACCGGCGAGAGCGAGTCCGGCGTCAGCGACGAAGCGCGGGGCAAGCTCAGTGCCATGGGTGGCAATGGCCAGAACACCCAGGGCGGCGCCGCGCAAAACGGCAGCGGCACGCCCGCTGGCAGTGGCGTGCAGTCCAGCTATGCCCAGGACAAACAAACCAGCGGCACCGGGACTACGAAGGATCAAGACACCGCCTTCAGTGCCGGCGGTGTGACCATCCAGGCCGACGCCACCACCAACACCTTGCTGATTTCCGCCCCGGACCCGCTGTACCGCAACCTGCGCGAAGTCATCGACATGCTCGACCAGCGTCGCGCCCAGGTGGTGATCGAAAGCCTGATCGTTGAGGTCGGCGAAGACGATGCCAGCGAGTTCGGGGTGCAGTGGCAGGCCGGCAACCTGGGGGGCAAGGGCGGTTTTGGCGGGGTCAACCTGGGCGGCAGCGGTGTGAACGCCACGCCCACCAGCAAGACCAGCATCGACGTGTTGCCCAAGGGCCTGAACATCGGCCTGGTCAACGGCAGCGTGGACATCCCCGGCATCGGCAAGGTGCTCGACCTCAAGGTCCTGGCCCGCGCCTTGAAGAGCAAGGGCGGCACCAACGTGCTGTCGACGCCGAACCTGCTGACCCTGGACAACGAAGCGGCAAGCATCTTTGTCGGCCAGACCATCCCGTTTGTCACCGGCAGCTATGTGACCGGCGGTGGCGGCACCAGCAACAACCCGTTCCAGACCGTGCAGCGTGAAGAAGTCGGGCTCAAGCTGAATGTGCGGCCGCAGATTTCCGAAGGTGGCACGGTCAAGCTGGACATCTACCAGGAAGTCAGCAGCGTCGACTCGCGGGCCTCGGTGGAGGCGGGCACCGTGACCAACAAGCGGGCGATCGATACCAGCATCCTGTTGGATGACGGGCAGATCATGGTGCTTGGCGGGTTGCTGCAGGATGGCTACAGCCAGAGCAATGATGCGGTGCCGTGGTTGTCGGATATTCCCGGGTTGGGTGCGCTGTTTCGCAATGAAAAGCGCAGTGTGAACAAGACCAACCTGATGGTGTTTTTGCGGCCTTACATCATTCGTGACAGTGGCGCGGGGCGCAGTATCACGCTGAACCGCTATGAATTCATGCGTCGGGCACAGGGTGGGTTGCAGCCGGAGCATAGTTGGGCGATGCCGGATGTGCAGGCGCCGCAGTTACCGTCGGTGGAGAAGGCGATCCCGGGCGGGCAGCAGCGGCCGCGGGCGGTGATTCGGGCGGTGCCGCAGTGA
- a CDS encoding type II secretion system protein N, with amino-acid sequence MAFPLRVSPAHGVQALGVLAALAGVAIWAPLLLTSAESSTPPATPQALAARSDNPALQWFSNVATTPQVKVTGVLAGARGAVAILSLNDGPPRSFLLGERLSPGVRLTAIEGDAVEIERAGEKVRVHLEKLPDGPALPRLTRP; translated from the coding sequence ATGGCATTTCCCCTTCGTGTTTCACCCGCCCATGGCGTGCAGGCCCTGGGCGTGTTGGCGGCGTTGGCTGGTGTCGCCATCTGGGCGCCGCTGCTGCTCACATCCGCCGAATCCAGCACGCCACCGGCCACACCCCAGGCGCTGGCCGCCCGCAGCGATAATCCGGCGTTGCAGTGGTTTTCCAATGTGGCGACGACGCCCCAGGTCAAAGTCACCGGCGTGCTTGCCGGGGCCCGTGGTGCGGTGGCGATCCTCAGCCTCAACGACGGCCCGCCGCGCAGCTTTTTACTGGGTGAACGCCTCAGCCCCGGCGTGCGGTTGACGGCCATCGAGGGCGATGCCGTGGAGATCGAACGTGCGGGCGAGAAGGTTCGCGTCCACCTCGAAAAGCTGCCGGACGGCCCCGCGTTGCCGCGCCTCACTCGGCCATGA